In Fusobacterium nucleatum, the genomic stretch ATATTTCCAGTACCTGATGCTTCTTTACCAGCAGTTGAAATCTGTTCTGAAATATCAGCAGCAGGAAATATTTTTTCTGCAACTGTAACTCTATAATTTTCAACAAATACAACTTTTAATTTATCTTTTACATCATCATCTCCATTTACTATTTGAGCAACATCATTGATTAAACGGATAATTCCCTTTGCCACTTTGTATCCTGGTGCAGCCTTTGCACCAAAAATATAAGTTGTAGGTGTAAAATCTTTATTAGGATTTTGTTTTAATTGTTGATATAAATCATAAACTTGGAAAATATTTAGTAATTGTCTTTTATATTCATGCATTCTTTTAACTTGTACATCAAAAATAGATTTTGGATTTATATCTATCCCTTGTGTTTCTCTTAAATATTCAACAAGTTCCTTTTTCTTTTCAATTTTTATATCCCAGATTTTATTTAAAACTTTTTCATCATTTATAAATTGTTCTAGTTTTTTAAGTTCAGATAAATCTTTTATCCAAGCATCTCCAATTAATTCTGTTATATATGAAGCAAGTTGTGGATTAGATTTCAATAGCCATCTTCTTTGTGTAATTCCATTTGTTTTATTCAAAAATTTTTCAGGATATAATTCATACCAATCTTTTAACTCTCTTTCTTTTAAAATTTTAGTATGTAATTCAGCAACCCCATTAACTTTATGACTTCCATATATTGCAAGCCAAGCCATATGTATCATATTACCCTGAATTATTTGCATTCTATTTTGCCTATCTATATCATTAGGGTATAAGGCCGCCAATTCATTTTTGAATTGATTATGTATTCCTTCTGTTATTTGAAAAATTCTAGGAACAACTTCTTGATAAAGTCCTACCCACCATTTTTCAAGTGCTTCTGCTAAGATGGTATGGTTAGTATATGAAAATGTTTTCTTTACAATTTCCCAGGCATCTTCCCATAAAATGCCTTCAATATCAACTAAAATTCTCATAAGTTCAGGTATAGCTATAACAGGATGAGTGTCATTAAGTTGAATAGCAACAAATTCAGGAATTTTTGAAAATTCTCTACCATGTATCTTTTTAAAATTCTTTATAATATCTTGTAATGATGCAGATACAAAGAAATATTGTTGTCGGAGTCTTAATTTTTTCCCTTCATCAGTTGAGTCATTGGGGTATAACACACGAGAAATATCTTCTGCCAATGTTTTATCTTGTGTTGCATGTAAATAATCTTGTTGATTAAATACTCCTAAATCTAAATCTACTACTGAATGTGCTTCCCAGAGTCTAAGAGTATTTATATTATTAGTTCCATATCCTATTATTGGCATATCATAAGGTAAAGCTCTTACAGAAGTATTGCCAAAATTGACAATTACTTCATCTTCTGGTCTCATTATAGTCCATACATCTCCATATTTAAGCCAAGTTTCTGGTTTTTCAACTTGATAACCATCTCTTAAATATTGGTTAAAAATACCATTTCTATATCTTATACTATAACCTTGTCCTGGTAAATTTAATGTAGCAAGTGAATCCATAAAACAAGCAGCAAGTCTACCTAAACCACCATTTCCAAGTGCAGCATCTTCTTCTTCATCTTCCACTTGGTTATAGTCTATTCCTAATTCTTCTAAAAATTTTTTAATTTCTTTTTCAATTCCTAAATTAATTAAATTGTTTCCTAAAGCTCTACCCATTAAAAATTCAGAAGAAAAATAAAATGCTTGTTTAGTCTTAGAGTACTTCTCTTTTGTTTCATACCAGTCTCTAGCTATAAAACTTATAACAGTTTCACCTAAGGCTCTATATACTTCAAAAGGACTAGCATCTTTTAAACTAACTGAAAATTTTTCTAATAATCTTTCTTCCAATTTTTCTTTCCATTTTTCTTTATTAAATTCCATTATCTTCCCCTTTATTAATTCTTTTATACTTTTGTGCTAAATTATATAATTTGTTTTCTAAATCATTGTGTCTATAATTCCAATAAACTCTCCAAGTCCAATTTTTCCCTACTGTTGAAGGAATATTCATTCTGGAATCGTTTCCTAAACCTAATATATCTTGTAAAGGAACTATAACTCTATTAGATTTTGAGGCATAAAGAGCTTCTATTGCTCTCCATTGTATAGGCTCCCAAATATTAGACTTAAAATCTTTTAAAAAATTTTTTAAATTTTCATCACAGATATATTTTTCTTTTTCATTTAAACTTGTATACCATTCAACTATTGGGATATTATCATGAGTACCTGTATATGCAACTGAATTTTCTTGATAATTTTTAGGATTGTACATATTATCCCATTCTGTTAAGCCAAATTGAAGCACTTTCATATTTGGATACTTTGTTTGCTCTAAAAGTTTAAACACATCTGAAGTAAGAGTTCCTAAATCTTCAGCTACTATATTCATATTAGGTATTTTTCTTTTTAATTCTTTGAAAAATGCATATCTAGGTCCTTTTTTCCACTTTCCATTGATTGCTGTTTTTTCTCCAAAATGTATTGCCCAATAAGAAGCAAAGCCCCTAAAATGATCTAATCTTAGAATATCATAAAGTAAAAAACTATGTTTAATCCTTTGTATCCACCAAGAATAGTCATTTTTTTTCATCTCTTTCCAATTATAAAGAATATTTCCCCATAGTTGTCCTGTTTTAGAAAAATAATCAGGAGGACAACCTGCCACTGATTTTATTCTTAAATGTTTATCAAAACAAAATAAATGAGGATTTTGCCAAGTATCTGCACTATGTGTAGCTACATATATAGGTAAATCTCCTATAATTTTTATTCCTTTACTGTTTGTATATTCTTTTAACTGTTTCCATTGTTTATAAAAATAGTACTGAATAAAACTTTCATATTGATACTCTTCTTGAAAATTTTTTTTAGCTTCTTCTATAAATTTTTTCTCTCTAAATTTATATTCTTTTTGCCAAGTGTTCCATATTTTACCTTTAAATTTCTTATTTAAAGCAAGAAAAAGTGCATAATCTTCTAACCAAAATTTATTTTCTTTTTGAAATTTTTTAAAATCTTTTTCTTCTTTCTTTTTGTAAAAAAAAGCCTGAGAAGCCTTTCTTAATAAAGACTCTTTCTGGCTTTTAATATATTCATAATCTATATAAGATACTTCTTGTTTTAATACATCAATATCCTTTTGTGTTAAATATTCATTATTAACTAAATTTTCTAAATCTAAATATAAAAAATTTCCAGCAAAAGTAGAAGGTGATTGATAAGGAGAATTTCCATATTCTACAGGACATAGTGGTAATATTTGCCACAAACTTTGTCCAGAGGACACTAAGAAATCAACAAAACGATATGCTTCTTTCCCAAAATCCCCAATACCATAGGAACTTGGTAGAGAACTAATTGCTAATAAAACTCCGCATTCTCTTTTCATTTTTGCCTCCTATAATAAAAATAAAATTAACTATAATTGTCTATTATACTTTATTTATAATAGCATATTTTTTGATTTTTTGCTATATAGAATAATAGATGTTTCTTTATTTTCTTATAAAAAAGGATTGATTACTATTTTATAGAAACCAATCCCTATTATTAAGTAAAATTTTATTTTTTAAAAATAATGTGTAAATCCAACTCCAATAACATTATCATAAAACTTGCTATTTTTAGTTCCTCTATATTGAACATCAAATAATAAATCATCATAGATATAATATGAAACTCTTGAAACAAAAGTTAGATTTCCTCTACCTCTGTCTTCTACATCATATTTTCTATTATCCATATTGACTTCAACACCATTGACAAACTTTAATTTTTTCCAAGTATCTTCTCTTAAAACTCCTAATTTATAATTAGTAAATTTTAAATTTTCAGAACCCTCACCTTTATAAATTCTATCTTGTCCTTCAACTCCTGCATAAAGATAAGTATTTCCAGTTAAAAATCTACCAAGTTCAAAGTTTCCAATATACCCTCTCTTTTCAACATGTCTTGATTGAGAGTATCCAAAGCCTACTGTAAACAAATTTTTATTCAATTTATATGAAAAATAAGTATTTATATCATAATCCCTTCCCCAATAATCATTATTATCAGGTTTGTATTTATATTTATCATAGGCAACAGTAACTCCAGCTGTAATATTAGGGTAGGCAACAAAATTACTTGTTGTTCCTATCATAAAACCTTTTGTTTTAGAAAATTTTCCATTTCCTCTATATGCATCAATTATTTGTGTACTTCCACTTTCCTTAGATAGTCCCATATTTTGATTTATATTACTTTCTCTTATAAGTTCAAGTCCTCTATTTCCAACTTGGTCATTTCTTTCCACATAAGAAAAAGAATTGACACATAAAATAGAAAATATAAATAATAAAGTTTTTTTCATTTAATAACTCCTAAATAATTATTTTTTTCTTCCAAAAATTCTAAGTATATAGAAAAACAAATTAACAAAATCAAGGTAAAGAGATAAAGCACCTATTATTCCCATTTTTTCCATAACTTCATTATCTCCATCTGCTAATTGATAAGATATCCACTTAATTCTATTTACATCATAAGCAATAAGTCCTGTAAATATAACAGTACCTGCTATTGTAATTATCCATTCAAGCATATTAGCTTTTAGAAAAATATTGATAATTGATAAGATTATTAATGAAATTAAAGCTATCATAAAAAATCTTCTATAAGAACTTAAATCTTCTTGTGTAGTATAACCGTAAATAGCAGTTACAACAAAAATTGTAAGAGTTATCATAAATGCGTAAAAAATTACTTGTGGTGCATAAATAAGTCCAACTACAGTAAGAGTCACACCATTTACTAAGGAATAAGCAAGAAATAAAATTCTTGCTAAACTAGAAGATATTTTATTTATAAAAAAACTTATAGAGAACACCATAGCTAACTCAGCTATTAGTAAAAATTGATAATAGTTTAGTAATGAGTATAGTAAATTTTGATTAAAATATAATAAATATGCTCCTGTTCCAAAAGAAATGGCAACTCCTAAAATCATATACAAAAATACTTTTCTTAAAAAATTGTTAGAACTTCTAACATCAATATCATTCATATTGTAATACATATTTTTACCTCCATTTTATATATTTTAATAATAATTTTTTGCAATATTATTTTTAGTTTCTTCAACTAATTCTTCAACCGTTTTATCCTTCGGTTCAATTCTTTCTAAAAACTGAACTGAGACATTATTTCTCTTTGGAAATTTTTTATTATATGGAAATGCTTCATAAGCTCCTTTTAACACAAATGGGTATATAGGAACATTTAAGTCTTTTGCAAGTATAGCAAAAGTCTTTTTAAATTCATGTAATTCTCCATCTCTTGTTCTAGCTCCTTCTGGGAAAATAATTAACTTTTTACCATTTTTTAAAACTTTTGAAGCAGCTTGTAAAGTATTTTTTAAATTTTTATTTGCATCAACCAAAATTATATTTCCATGATCAGCTAAATATTTCATTGTTTTACTTTTAAAATGTAATGCTGTTGCTATATAATAATTATCATTCATTTCTTTAGCAGTAAAAACATTATTTACCATAAAACCATCTAAATAACTTTGATGATTTCCGACAATAATTCCTGCTCCATCTTTTATATTTTCTTTATCTATACATTTATATTTAAAATAAAATTTAAAAAATGGACCTAATATAACTCTTAAAAATTTTGCATATCTTGCATCTTTTGGTAATTTTACATCAGAATCACTTTCAATAATTTTTTTTAAATTCTCATTTTTATCTACTTTTTCAACAAACTTTCCTGCTTTCTCATTAACTAATTTTATTATAGCAGATATTGTTTTATTTTCAACAAAATCTTGTTCTATTAAATTTATCCCAAAAGTTTCATTTAAAAAATTCATAAATTCCACTATATCAAGGGAATCAAAACCTAAATCTAATTCAATATGGGAATCCAAATCAATAGCTTTATGATATCTTTCATCTACATATTTATTAATAATATCAAATTTTTCTTTCATTTCAGGAGGAACTTCAACAACTTTCTTTTCTACTTTCTTATCAGTATTTTCGGTTTTATCTTCTAATAAATCTTTTAACATAAATCTTCTAATTTTACCTAATCTTGTCTTAGGTAATTCATCTTTAACAATCTTTATATCATGTATCTTTTTATAGTTTGGGGCAGTTACATTGTATTTATCTATAACTTCCCATTTAATTGCATCTTTTATATTTACTATATGTTTAGCTTTAATTTGCTCAAAGTCAGGATAAATAATAGCAATTAATTGTTCTTTATACTCAGTCACAGCAATTTCTTTTATTAAATCAGTATTTTTAATAATTTCTGCTTCAACATCATTAGGATCTATATTTTTTCCATTTGGTAAAACTATCATTTCTTTTTTTCTACCAATTATTATTAAATATTTTCCTTCCATTCTTCCTAAATCACCAGTATGAAACCAACCATCTTTATCAAAAGCTTCTTTTGT encodes the following:
- a CDS encoding glycogen/starch/alpha-glucan phosphorylase — translated: MEFNKEKWKEKLEERLLEKFSVSLKDASPFEVYRALGETVISFIARDWYETKEKYSKTKQAFYFSSEFLMGRALGNNLINLGIEKEIKKFLEELGIDYNQVEDEEEDAALGNGGLGRLAACFMDSLATLNLPGQGYSIRYRNGIFNQYLRDGYQVEKPETWLKYGDVWTIMRPEDEVIVNFGNTSVRALPYDMPIIGYGTNNINTLRLWEAHSVVDLDLGVFNQQDYLHATQDKTLAEDISRVLYPNDSTDEGKKLRLRQQYFFVSASLQDIIKNFKKIHGREFSKIPEFVAIQLNDTHPVIAIPELMRILVDIEGILWEDAWEIVKKTFSYTNHTILAEALEKWWVGLYQEVVPRIFQITEGIHNQFKNELAALYPNDIDRQNRMQIIQGNMIHMAWLAIYGSHKVNGVAELHTKILKERELKDWYELYPEKFLNKTNGITQRRWLLKSNPQLASYITELIGDAWIKDLSELKKLEQFINDEKVLNKIWDIKIEKKKELVEYLRETQGIDINPKSIFDVQVKRMHEYKRQLLNIFQVYDLYQQLKQNPNKDFTPTTYIFGAKAAPGYKVAKGIIRLINDVAQIVNGDDDVKDKLKVVFVENYRVTVAEKIFPAADISEQISTAGKEASGTGNMKFMLNGAITLGTLDGANVEIAKEAGEGNEYIFGMRVKDIDELRKKGYDPRFPYNNVAGLKQVIDALIDGSLSDLGSGIYREIHSLLMERGDQYFVLEDFEDYRRKQREINRDHKDKISWAKKMLENIANAGKFSSDRTILEYANEIWDIKETKIK
- the malQ gene encoding 4-alpha-glucanotransferase; its protein translation is MKRECGVLLAISSLPSSYGIGDFGKEAYRFVDFLVSSGQSLWQILPLCPVEYGNSPYQSPSTFAGNFLYLDLENLVNNEYLTQKDIDVLKQEVSYIDYEYIKSQKESLLRKASQAFFYKKKEEKDFKKFQKENKFWLEDYALFLALNKKFKGKIWNTWQKEYKFREKKFIEEAKKNFQEEYQYESFIQYYFYKQWKQLKEYTNSKGIKIIGDLPIYVATHSADTWQNPHLFCFDKHLRIKSVAGCPPDYFSKTGQLWGNILYNWKEMKKNDYSWWIQRIKHSFLLYDILRLDHFRGFASYWAIHFGEKTAINGKWKKGPRYAFFKELKRKIPNMNIVAEDLGTLTSDVFKLLEQTKYPNMKVLQFGLTEWDNMYNPKNYQENSVAYTGTHDNIPIVEWYTSLNEKEKYICDENLKNFLKDFKSNIWEPIQWRAIEALYASKSNRVIVPLQDILGLGNDSRMNIPSTVGKNWTWRVYWNYRHNDLENKLYNLAQKYKRINKGEDNGI
- a CDS encoding Bax inhibitor-1/YccA family protein; protein product: MYYNMNDIDVRSSNNFLRKVFLYMILGVAISFGTGAYLLYFNQNLLYSLLNYYQFLLIAELAMVFSISFFINKISSSLARILFLAYSLVNGVTLTVVGLIYAPQVIFYAFMITLTIFVVTAIYGYTTQEDLSSYRRFFMIALISLIILSIINIFLKANMLEWIITIAGTVIFTGLIAYDVNRIKWISYQLADGDNEVMEKMGIIGALSLYLDFVNLFFYILRIFGRKK
- a CDS encoding AMP-binding protein, translating into MSIKYLYDREKIAITYGEQKYSYADVIKYVNYYSEFLDISKGDRVALMMENRPESIFSFFSIWAKKGIAISLDAGYTVDQLAFVLNDSKPKYIFVSNKVKKVVEKANEKIGNIVKIIVVDEITLPTNYVAKQEEFENDSDEDVAIIVYTSGTTGNPKGVMITYNNIKANMDGVKAVDLVTDTDTILGMLPYHHIMPLCFTLILPMYLGVPVILLTEISSASLLKTLQENRITVILGVPRVWEMLDKAIMVKINESPLAKFIFKMAEKISSMTIRKMLFSKVHKQFGGHIRLMVSGGAKIDKSILEDFRTMGFCAIQGYGMTETAPIIAFNVPGRERSDSVGEVIPNVEVKIADDGEILVKGKNVMKGYYNNEQATKEAFDKDGWFHTGDLGRMEGKYLIIIGRKKEMIVLPNGKNIDPNDVEAEIIKNTDLIKEIAVTEYKEQLIAIIYPDFEQIKAKHIVNIKDAIKWEVIDKYNVTAPNYKKIHDIKIVKDELPKTRLGKIRRFMLKDLLEDKTENTDKKVEKKVVEVPPEMKEKFDIINKYVDERYHKAIDLDSHIELDLGFDSLDIVEFMNFLNETFGINLIEQDFVENKTISAIIKLVNEKAGKFVEKVDKNENLKKIIESDSDVKLPKDARYAKFLRVILGPFFKFYFKYKCIDKENIKDGAGIIVGNHQSYLDGFMVNNVFTAKEMNDNYYIATALHFKSKTMKYLADHGNIILVDANKNLKNTLQAASKVLKNGKKLIIFPEGARTRDGELHEFKKTFAILAKDLNVPIYPFVLKGAYEAFPYNKKFPKRNNVSVQFLERIEPKDKTVEELVEETKNNIAKNYY